In the Variovorax sp. S12S4 genome, one interval contains:
- a CDS encoding DSD1 family PLP-dependent enzyme, producing MLPDTQVNTPLIGLAGGRQSLDTPALLLDLGALMRNIERMAAFAKARGVGLRPHVKTHKSVEIARRQVAAGAIGVSCVTLGEAEVMVKAGIPDVLITSPAVTPSKIARVVKLARLAGPGGMMVVVDDPRNAADLAAATLGLPHPLEVLVDYGAGYNRTGAATEAQVLDLARRIADEPRLKLRGLQAYAGNLQHIVDREERSAAAAGLRETVARIVAQARQEGIHFEIVTGAGTGTHDLDAQRDAFTELQAGSYVFMDAEYTEVLGAPGQPSPFEVSLFVQTAVVSANAADWVTVDGGTKCFATDAGVPLVARGADPASRYAFFGDEHGKLLFAAARPALGERVEFVTPHCDPTVNLHDAYHVVDGDTLVAIWPVDARGRH from the coding sequence ATGCTCCCTGATACGCAAGTCAACACGCCGCTGATCGGCCTGGCCGGCGGCCGGCAATCGCTCGATACACCCGCGCTCCTGCTCGACCTGGGCGCTCTCATGCGCAACATCGAGCGCATGGCCGCCTTTGCCAAGGCGCGCGGCGTGGGCCTGCGCCCGCACGTGAAGACGCACAAGTCGGTGGAGATTGCGCGGCGCCAGGTGGCCGCGGGCGCCATCGGCGTGAGTTGCGTCACGCTGGGCGAGGCGGAGGTCATGGTCAAGGCGGGCATTCCGGATGTGCTGATCACCTCGCCCGCCGTGACGCCGAGCAAGATTGCGCGGGTGGTCAAGCTTGCCAGGCTCGCGGGCCCCGGCGGAATGATGGTGGTGGTGGACGACCCGCGCAATGCCGCGGACCTTGCCGCCGCCACGCTCGGGCTGCCGCACCCGCTCGAGGTGCTGGTCGACTACGGCGCGGGCTACAACCGCACCGGCGCCGCAACCGAAGCGCAGGTGCTCGACCTGGCGCGCCGGATCGCGGACGAGCCGCGCCTCAAGCTGCGCGGCTTGCAGGCCTACGCCGGCAACCTGCAGCACATTGTTGACCGAGAAGAGCGCAGCGCCGCGGCTGCCGGCCTGCGAGAAACCGTTGCAAGGATCGTCGCGCAGGCCAGGCAGGAGGGCATTCATTTCGAGATCGTGACGGGCGCCGGCACGGGCACGCACGACCTCGACGCGCAGCGCGACGCATTCACCGAGTTGCAGGCGGGCTCCTATGTCTTCATGGACGCGGAATACACCGAGGTGCTTGGCGCCCCAGGGCAGCCCTCGCCTTTCGAGGTGTCCCTGTTCGTGCAGACGGCGGTGGTGAGCGCCAATGCGGCGGATTGGGTCACGGTCGATGGCGGCACCAAGTGCTTTGCCACCGACGCCGGCGTGCCGCTGGTGGCGCGCGGCGCCGACCCGGCGAGCCGCTACGCGTTCTTTGGCGACGAGCACGGCAAACTGCTGTTCGCCGCGGCGCGGCCAGCGTTGGGGGAGCGTGTCGAGTTCGTCACCCCGCATTGCGACCCGACGGTCAACCTGCACGACGCCTACCACGTGGTCGATGGCGACACCCTGGTGGCCATCTGGCCGGTGGATGCGCGCGGCAGGCACTAG